GAGGAGGCAGGAGAAGAGGAGCTGGCTAGGCTGGCTCAAGAGATCGCCCAAGAGCTTTCCATCAAAGCGGGGCAGCGGTGCACGGCCATCCGGCGGGTCCTGGTTCCGGGAGGGCGGCTGGAAGCCCTCCTCGAGGCCACCCGCAGGCACCTGGAGGAGCTCAAGCTGGGCGACCCCAGGGAGGAGGGCGTGGAGCTGGGCCCCTTAGCCTCCTTAGGGCAGAAGGCGGAGGTGGAAAAGGCGGTGCAGAGCCTCCTGGAAGCCGGAGCCCGGGTGTACTGGAAGCATCCGGGAAGGCAGGACGGGGCCTTCTTTCCTCCCACCCTCCTCCTGGCCGAGAACCCTTATGCCGAGGCCCTACACCGGGTGGAGGCCTTCGGCCCCGTGGCCACCTTCTTCCCCTATCGGGACCGGGAAGAGGCCCTGCGCTTAGCCCGCATGGGAGGAGGGATGCTGGTGGCCACCGTGGCCACCCCGGACCCCGCGGAGGCCCGCTTCTACCTCCTGGGGCTTTCCGGGGAAGTGGGGCGGTTGCACATCCTTAACCGGAGGAACAGCGCCGCCTCCACCGGCCACGGCTCCCCCTTGCCCCGCCTCCTCCACGGGGGGCCGGGACGGGCCGGGGGCGGGGAGGAGCTCGGGGGGCTTCTTTCCGTAAAGCGGCACCTGGCCAGGGTGGCGCTCCAGGCCGATCCCCACACCCTTCAGGTCCTCACCGGGGAGTACGCCAAGGGGGCGGAAAAGCCCGCCCAGGTCCACCCCTTCCGCAAATACTATGAGGAGTTGGAAATCGGCGAGACCCTCAAGACCCACCGGCGCACGGTGACGGAAGCAGATATCTCCCTTTTCGCCCACCTATCCTGGGACCACTTCTACGCCCACACCGACGAGATCGCCGCCAGGGAGAGCCTCTTCGGTAAGCGGGTGGCCCACGGGTACTTCGTCCTGGCGGCGGCGGCAGGGCTTTTCGTGGACCCTGCCCCGGGGCCGGTCTTGGCTAACTACGGCCTGGAGGGCCTCCGCTTCACCGAACCCGTGGGGATCGGGGACAGCCTGGAAGCCCGCCTAACGGTCAAGTCCAAGCGCCCACGAGACGAGAAAACAGGGGTGGTGGAGTGGGCGGTGGAGGTGCAGAACCAGGACGGGAAACAGGTGGCCACCTACACCCTTCTCACCTTGGTAGCCCGTAAGCCGGGCCCCTAGGAAATAGGAAAAAGGCTGAAACCCAACTGGGGTACCCGGACCCCCCCAGCCCTCAAGGAGACCACCCGCTTCACCGGGGTGGATATCGGCAGCCGGGGCCGATGGCCGGGCCGGTTCTTCCCCGGCCGGTCCGGAAAGGAAGCCAGACCCCTGTTCCCTGTGGCCTAAAGTCCTAGAGTTGGGGTAGGTATGCTGGACGACGTCCTCAAACCCGTCCACGGCGGCCCCGACGGGGGGCCTGAACCCGTGTACGACTTTTCCACCAACGCCAACGCCCTCGGGCCTAACTCTGTAATTCTAGACTTTCTCCAAAAAGTTGACCCAAGCCGCTACCCCGATCCCCTCTACCGCCGGGTACGCCAAAGGCTGGCCCAAGCTCATGGCGTCCTTGCAAGCCAGGTGGCGGTGGGGACTGGAAGCAGCGAACTCATCCACCGCTTAGCCCGTTGGAACTACCTGAGAGGGCCCATCCTCCTCCTTAAACCCACCTTCAGCGAGTACGCCCGCGCCGCTCGGGCCCTGGACCTACCCCTTTGGGAAGCGGAAGACCCGGACACCTTCCTAAGGCTCCTGCCCAAAAGCTCCCTGGCCTTCCTCTGCGTACCCAACAACCCCACGGGGAGGTCTACCCCTTCCTGGAGGAGGCCGCGGCCAGGGCAGGTGGAGCCCTGGTCCTGGACCTGGCCTACTACCCCCTCCTGGAAACCCCGCCCCCCTTACCCCAAAAGGCTTGGTACCTCTTTGGCCCCAACAAGGCCCACGGCCTAACGGGGGTGCGGGCTGGGTACCTGGTGGCCCCCTTGGACCTTTCCACTTTCCAAAGCCTCGCTCCCTCTTGGCCGGTCTCGGTATATGGGGAGGCCCTCCTAGAGGGCCACTTGGATCCGGGAGCCCAGGCCTGGCTAGCGGAAAGCAAAAGGGAACTTCACCGCCTTAGGCGCCGCCTTTCGGATGGCCTAAGGGAGCTGGGCCTTGCGGTTAAGGAAAGCTCCGCCAACTTCCTCCTGGTACGGGTAGGCAAGGCCACAGAGGTGGCTCACCGGCTGCGGGAAAAGGGCATCCGGGTGCGGGATGCCTCCAGCTTCGGCCTCCCCGAGTAGACCAGGCTTTCCGCCCAGCTGGAGGAGGCCATCCAGGCCCTGCTCGAGGCCATGGCCTCCGTCTTGGCCACGGTACGATGGCCCTAGGAAGGTCCCCTGCTCACCCTGTGCAGCCTAGGGGCCTTCTGGTATCTACTTGTGCAAATGGCGAAGGCTAAAGCGGTCGCGGTCTGGGGTACGGGAAGCAGCGTGGGGAAAAGCCTCCTCACCGCTGGGCTTCTCCGCCACTTCCGGCGCCTGGGGCTCAAGGTGGCCCCCTTCAAGGCCCAGAACATGTCCAACCACGCCAGGGTGGTGGCGGGCGGGGAAATGGCCAGCGCCCAGTGGCTACAGGCCTTGGCGGCGGGGGTCCGGCCGGAACCCCGCATGAACCCCGTTCTGATAAAGCCCATGGGACGCCAAGGGGCGCAGGTGGTGCTTTTGGGCCAGGTGAACGAGGATCTAGCCGACGCTATAGAGCAACACCTCGACCTCAAGCCCCTCCACCGGTCCCTAGGCCTTATGGGCCCCAGCCAGACCCAAGGGGGGCATCCTGGGCGAGCCCCAGGCCAGCCCCCCCCACCCGGCCTTACCCTCCTCCTGGGCGGGGCACGTAGCGGGAAAAGCCGCCTGGCCCAGAGGCTGGCGGGGCCCTTCGCCACCCTGGTCGCCACCGCCGAGCCCCGGGACCAGGAGATGGAAGCCCGCATCGCCCGCCACCGGGCCCAGCGCCCACCCACATGGGAAACCATAGAGGAGCCCCTGAACCTGGTGGAGGCCCTGGGGCGGGCCCGCCACCCCACGGTGGTGGTGGACTACCTCACCCTCTGGGTGGCCAACCTCATGGAAAAGGGCCTAGACCCTTTGGCAGAGGCAAAGCGCTTCCTCGAGGCGGTAGATGCGAGCGGCAAACGGGTCATCGCCGTGTCCAACGAGGTGGGAATGGGGATCGTCCCGGTAAATCCCTTGGCCCGGCGCTACCGGGACCTCTTGGGAGAGGTGAACGCCCTCCTCGCCGCAAGGGCCAAGGAGGCCTTCTTTGTGGTGGCAGGGAGAACCCTACGCCTTTAGTGCTCTATGCCCTTTTGCGCCGGCACCCCTTGCTCGAAGGCATGCTTCACCTTACGCATCTCGGTGACGGTATCCGCCAGTTCCAGCAAGGCCTCCGGGGCACCCCGGCCCGTCACCACCACGTGGACATGGGCCGGCCGGCTCCTCAGGACCTCCAGGAACTCCGAGAGGTCTATCCATCCATAGCGCAGAGGGTACGTGGCCTCGTCCAGGACCACCAGGTCCCAATCCCCGGAAAGCAGGGTGGACTTGGCCCGTTCCCAGCCTTCCTGGGCCATCCTGGCCGACCGGTTCAGATCGCGGCTCCTCCAGGTAAAGCCATCCCCAAGGCCCTCCAATGGGATACCCAGCTGGGAAAGGGCCCGGTGCTCCCCAAACCGGGCCCCCTGGTGCTTGATAAACTGGAAGATGCGCACCTTTAACCCCCGGCCGTGGGCCCTCAAGGCCAGGCCAAAGGCCGCGGTGCTCTTGCCCTTGCCTTCCCCGGTGTAGACCAGAAGAAGGCCTCGCCTCTTTCCGCTGGGCTTGGCGTATGGCTTCGCTGGCTTCGGGCTCTCCATAAGCATCGCGTCCAAGGACCACACCCCTAAGCGGGGCATGGCGCCTGGCCCCCTAGGACCCCTGTACCCCTAAGCCGCCTTTCCATCCTTCCCAGTCTACCCATCTAAAGGCCGCATGTACCACCCCACCCCGGCTTGGGCCAAGGTGGGGGCCCCGGCAAGGACCTTGGGTAGGCGTCATCCCCCTGGGGCTTAGAGAGCGAAACAGGAAGATGGCATTGGCCCTTCTGAAACAGAGGATTCCTCAAGGGCAAAGGGCCAAGCCCAAAAGCCCCGCAAGTTCCCCCAAGGCGATCATGGCCCCCAGGACATCCCCGTTGAGCCCCCCCAAACGGGCCAGCGACCAGCGGGCCACCGCATAAGCGGCGAGAAGGGTGAGGAGGGCAGGCCAGGGGTAAAGCAGGGGAAAGGGCAGGGCCAGGAGAAAAGCCCCTCCCAAAGGACCTCCCCGGATTAGGCCAGCCATGCCCGGGTGCAGCAAGGGATAACGGTTCAAAAAGGGCAGTATGGCGAAACGGGCGAAGCCCGGAAGGAGGAGTAGGGAAAGGGGTTCCCGCACCAGGGCCAGGGCCTGCCAAAGAAGGAGGAGGTAGATCCCCCCCACCCCGAAGGCGAAGGAGCCCAGGTGGGGATCTTTCAGGATACGAAGCCGCTCCTCTTTCGGCCTTGCCCCCAAGAGGGCATCGGCCAGATCCAGGAGCCCATCAAGGTGCATAAAACCCGTGAGGCCAAGGAGGGCGGCAAGGAGTAAGCCGGCCAAAAGCCCATTGGGAAGGGGCAGGAGGGCAAGGAGGAAGAGGGGAAGCCCTAAAGCATACCCCGCCAGGGGGAAGAACTGGGTGCTCCTTGAGAAGTCCTCAGGGCCAACCTCCTTTGGGGCCACAGGGAAGACCGTGAGCAGGCCCAGGGCCAAACGCAAGGCACGCCACATGCTAAAGGCGGTCGGAAACCCCCGCCTCCCCAAAGGTGGCCATGTGCAGGATGCGGGCAGCGGCTCGGAGGAGGGGAATGGCCAGGACCGCCCCCGTCCCCTCCCCCAACGCTAGGTCTAGGTCCAGAAGGGGCCTTAGCCCAAGGGCCTCGAGGATGTACCGGTGGCCAGGTTCCCGGCTAAGGTGGCCGGCGAAAAGGTAGTCCTTAAGGCCCGGCTCTAACCTCCAGGCCAAAAGGGCCCCCGAGGAAACAGGAAACCCATCCAAGACCAAGGGCAGACCGTGCCGATAACCTTCCAGGTAAACCCCGGCAATGGCCAGAAGTTCAAGCCCCCCCACCTCCGCCGCCACCGCTAAAGGAGGCATATCCGGGCGGAGCCGGCCCAAGGCCTGGGCCACCGCTTCCCGCTTCCGCCTCAGACCCGCCTCTCCTACCCCGGTACCCCGGCCCACCACCGCCTCGGGGGGAAGGTGCAAAAGCGCCGCCGTTAGGGCACTGGCCGCGGTGGTGTTTCCGATGCCCATGTCCCCTGCCGCCAAAACCGTGGCCCCTTGGGCGATGGCCAACCGGGCCGCCTCCATCCCTGCCGAAAGGGCCATTTCCGCCTCCTCTAGGCCCATAGCCCTTTCCTTGGCTAGATTTCCCGTACCCCACCGAACCTTGCGCTTAAGGAGGCGGGGGTGGTCCGGAAGCTCCCCCTTCACCCCCACGTCCAGGACATAGACCTGGCAGTCCGCCACCCGGGAGAGCTGGTTGATGGCCGCCCCGCCCCCCAGGAAATTCAGAACCATCTGGTAGGTGACCTCCTGGGGATACGCGGACACCCCCTCCGCCACCACCCCGTGGTCCGCAGCGGCCACCACCACCGCCCCAGGGCCCAACTCCGGCTTAAGACGCCCCTGGATGGCCGCCAGGCGCACCGCCACCTCCTCCAACCGGCCCAGGGATCCAGGAGGCTTGGTGAGCCTTTCCATTCGCTCCTGGGCTGCTTGCAGAAGATCCCAGTAACCCATACAGCAGGAGTATAAGCTTGGAGGGTGGAACTCTGGCTGGTGCGCCACGGGGAAACCCTTTGGAACCGGGAAGGACGGCTCCTGGGCTGGACAGACCTCCCCCTTACCCCCCTGGGGGAGGCCCAGGCCCTAGGCCTTAAGGGAAGGCTGCCCCCCCTCCCCGCCCACAGCTCCGACCTGAAACGGGCCCTCCAGACCGCCCAGCTCGCAGGCTTTCACCCCACGCCAACCCAAGCCCTCAGGGAAATCCACTTCGGGACCCTGGAGGGGGCCCTGTGGGAAAGGCTGGAACCCGGGTACAAGGAAGCCCTCCTCCGGTTCCAAGGCTTTGCCCCTCCCGGAGGAGAAAGCCTCGAGGCCTTCCAGGAAAGGGTCTACCGCTTCTTGGAGGAGCTTAAGACCCCCGCCCTCCTCTTCACCCATGGGGGGGTGATCCGGGCCGCCTTGAGGGCCCTGGGAGAGGACGCCCTTCCCCTCCCGGGTAGCGTCGTGGTCCTGGATTGGCCAAGGCGGATCCTGGACCGTCTGGACCCAAGCCCATGAGCCTTTTCCTGGCCCTCCTCCTGGATGCCCTCCTGGGGGAGCCCCCAGCCCGTTTCCACCCTGTGGTCCTCATGGGCCGTTACCTGGCCTGGGCCTGGCCGCGGGTCAGGGATTTGGCCTCTGGAGCCTTTTACTGGGCTTTGGGTGCCCTCCTTTTCACCTTCCCTGCCCTCCTCCTGGACCTCTTCCTCAGGCCTTTGGCCTGGGGTTGGCTCCTTTTGGGACTTCTCCTCAAGCCCCTCTTTAGCCTGCGGATGCTCCTTTGGGAGGTTAAGGAGGTGGAGGTAGCCCTGGCCCAGGACCTGGAGGAAGCCAGGAAAAGGCTTGCCCGCATCGCAAGCCGTCCGACGGGGGACCTCTCGGAAGAAGAAGTGCGGGAAGCCGCCCTGGAAAGCCTCTCGGAGAATCTCTCCGATAGCCTGGTGGCTCCCCTCCTCTACTACGCCTTCTTCGGGCTGGCCGGAGCAGCCCTCTACCGCTACGCCAACACCGCGGACGCCATGTGGGGCTACCCCGAGCACGGGGCCCGGGGCGCCGTGGCCGCCCGGATTGACGACCTCCTGAACCTCCTTCCCGCGCGGTTCACCGGGCTCCTCCTGCTCACGCAAATCCCTCTGCCTTGGGGGCAAAGCGGCCTCTTCTCCTTCCGCCTTTGGCCAAGACTGTGGCGGGAAGCAAGGAAAACCCCCTCCCCTAACGCCGGCTTCCCCATGGCCGCCCTGGCCCTTAGGCTTGGGGTACGTTTGAGCAAACGAGGGGTGTACGCGCTCAACGAGAATGCCCCTTCCCCAACCCCAAAGGCCACCCGCGAGGCCCTCCGCCTCTCCGCCCTCCTAGGCTACGGGCTCGGCCTCCTCATGGCCCTATTCACTTGGGTGCGGTGAGGGAGGAGTGCGCCCTTGACCTTCGGGGCCATATATGGTACCCTCCTGTCAGGACGCCCAACATTTAGGGTGTCCTGGCCGCGATGCCAGGCCGACAGGCCTGGACGCCCGATGGCGGTGGGGGAAGTCCGGTGCAAGTCCGGCGCTGTCCCGCAACGGTAACCAGCCCAGGCTGGAAGCCCGAGTACCCGCTTCGCGGTCCTGCCCCGTAGCCCTCGAGGCAAGGGTGAAGGTGGTGATGCCTGTGGGACCCTAGACCTTTGATTCCCCCAAAACCCGAGGCCCGCACCGGGCCATGAGGCCTTAGGGCATAGGTGGGTTACGAGTGCCCCTTTCAGGGGAGGCGCCTTCCCCTGGCAAAGGGACTAGGGAGGTTTTATATGAAAGAGACGCGCATGGTGCACACCGTCTTCCCCGGAGAGACCAACCACTACGGCACCCTTTTCGGCGGCACCGCCATGGCCTGGATGGACCAGGCGGCCTTCGTGGCGGCCACCCGGCACGCCCATCGCAAGGTGGTCACGGTGCACTCGGATGCCGTGGACTTCAAGCACCCGGTGCCCCTGGGCTCCATCGTGGAGCTGGTGGCCCGGGTGGTGGAGGTGGGGCGAACCTCCATGCGGGTGGAGGTGGAGATGTGGGTGGAACCCATCGGGCAGGGCAAGCAGGCTTATTTGGCGGCCAAGGGCGGCTTCGTCTTGGTGGCGGTGGATGAAAAGGGGCGGCCGGTCCCGGTACCACCCCTGGGGGAGGAGGCATGATCCGCACCCTGGGCTTTGGCCTCCCCCGCCTGGGCCCCCACCGGGAGTACAAAAGGCTTCTGGAGGAGTTCTGGAAAGGAGGGCTGTCCAAGAGGGAGCTCCTACAGGGCCTGGAGGACCTGGAGGCGGTCCGGGTCAGGGACTACCGGACGAGGGTGGACCTCTACCCCGCGGGGGAGATGAGCCTCTACGACCCCATGCTGGACCTGGCGGTGGCCCTGGGCCTCTACCCGGTTCCGGCTGGGGACCTCGAGGCCTACTTTGCCCTGGCCAGGGGCAAAGGGGCCCTTCCCCTCAGAAAGTGGTTCGGCACCAACTACCACCACCTGGTCCCCCGCCTGCCGGAAAGGCCCGCCTATACTCCAAACCCCGCCTGGTTTCCCTACCCCGTGGGCCAAGGGGCCAACCCTGAGGGCCTGCCCACCCTCATCGGCCCCTATACCTTTTTGCGGGTGGCGCAAAACCCCCCGGAGGAAAAGGGGGTGAGGGCCCACCTGGAAGCCCTCTTGGAGGCCTACCGGGCTCTTTTGGCGCCCCTGGCCCCCCAAGGCCGGCCCATCCTCCTCCAGGAGCCGGCCCTGGGCCTGGAAGAGGCGGAGGCCCACCTCCCCCACCTCCTGGATCTCTACCGCTCCCTGGCGGAAGCGGTGCCCCTGGTCCTCCTCAGCTATTACTTGCCCCCAGCCCCCAGGGTGTTGGAAGCCCTGGCCCAGCTCCCCATGCGGGGCCTGGCCGTGTGGTTCCACCCACACCAACCCCCGCCCGCCCTCGCCCCCGGCACCGCCCCCGTGGTCCTGGCCGTGGAGGGGCAAGGGGTGTGGCGCACGGACCTCTTGGCCCTCAGGGAAAGGCTCCTCCCCTGGTTGGAGCCCCTTTTGGATGACGGGCGGGAGGTGATCCTGGCCCCCAAGGCCCCCCTTTTCCACCTCCCCTGGCGGGTTTCCGAGCCCCTGCCCCCGCACCTGGAGGGCCGGCTGGCCTTTGCGGAAGAACGGCTGGAGGAGCTCCGCCTCCTCAAGGGCCTCCTCCTGGGCCAGGGGGATGGGGAGGCGGCCGCCTGGTACACACCACCCCCCATCTGGGACTTCCAGCCTTCATCCCCCCCACCCCCAAGACCCCCCAGGGAGGTGCGGCACCAGGCGCAAGGGGCCTTGGGCCTTCCCCGCTTCCCCACCACCACCATCGGCAGCCTTCCCCAGACCCAGCAGCTCCGGGAGCTGCGCCTTAGCCTCCGGTCGGGGAGGATAAGCCCGGAGGCCTACGAGGCGGAGATCCAAAGGGCCATCCAGGAGAACATCCGCTTGCAGGAGGAGCTGGGACTGGACGTCTTGGTCCACGGGGAGCCGGAACGGAGCGACATGGTGGAGTTTTTCGCGGAGCGGCTTGAGGGGTTTTACACCACGCAAAGGGGCTTCGTCCTCTCCTATGGCAGCCGGGTCTGGCGCCCCCCCATCCTCCATGCGCCCCCCAGGCGCCGGGAGGCCCTGGTGCTGAGGGAGACCCTTTACGCCCAAAGCCTCACCCCTAAGCCGGTGAAGGCCATCCTCACCGGGCCCATCACCTTAGCCGCTTGGAGCTACCTGCCGGAGGGGGTGGGCTTCGGGGAGGCGGTTCTAGCCCTGGCGGAGGCCTTGCGGGAGGAGGTGGAGGACCTAAAGGCCCACGGCATCCGCGTGGTCCAGGTGGACGAACCCGCCCTCTTGGAGAGGATGCCCCTTAGGGACCAGGACCAGCCCGGCTACGTGCGGCTCGTCCAGGAAGCCTTCCACCGGGTGGTGGGGGGCCTGGGCCCCGGGGTGCAGGTGCACCTCCACCTGTGCTATTCGGACTACAGGGCCTTAAGGCCTTTCCTGGAGGCCATGGACCCAGACGTGGTGAGCGTGGAGGGGGCCCGGCAGGACCCCGCTTTCCTCTCGGAGCTCCAGGGCCTTCCCCTGGGGATCGGCCCCGGGGTGTTTGACGTCCACTCCCCAGAGGAGACGGACCCCGAGGAGATGCTGCGCCGCCTGGAGGTGTACCTGGAGGCCATCCCCGAGCACGCCCTCTGGATCAACCCCGACTGCGGCCTCAAGACCCGAAGCCCCGAGGAGGCCTTGCGCAACCTCCGGCACATGATGGAGGCCGCCAGGAGGCTAAGGGCAAGGCTGGCCGCCAAGGAGGAATAGCCATGATCCAAGACCCTAGACCCCATTACCGGCCCTACGAGTACCCGGAGCTCCTGCGCTTCCGGGACGCCATCCGCCACAGCTACTGGCTGCACACGGAGTTCGCCTACGCCGCGGACGTGCAGGACTACGCCCTGGCCACCCCCGAGGTGCGGGGCTTGGTGCGGCGCTCCCTTATGGCCATCTCCCAGGTGGAGCTTTCTGTGAAGCTCTTCTGGGCCAGGACCTACGACCGCTTCCCCAAGCCGGAGGTGGCCGAGGTGGGCATGACCTTTGCCGAGAGCGAGGTGCGCCACGCCAACGCCTACGCCCATCTCCTGGACCTCCTGGGCCTGGAGGAAGAGTTCGCCAAGGCCCTGGAGTCCCCCGCCCTTCGGAATCGGCACCGGCTCCTCCAGGAGGTGTTGGACCGCTCCCGCACGGGGGACCTGGGGGAGTACGCCAAGGCCCTCCTCCTCTTCTCCGCCTTCACGGAGCACGCCTCCCTCTTCTCCCAGTTCTACATCCTCATGGCCCTCAACAAGCGCCTGGGCCAGTTCAAGGGCATCTCCAACGCCATCGAGGCCACCAGCAAGGAGGAAAACCTCCACGGCCTCTTTGGGGTGGAGCTCCTGCGGATCCTGAGGAGGGAAAGCCCCCACCTCTTCCACCCCCCCTTCGGGGAGGAGGTGGCGGAGGGGGTCCAGGCCTTCTTCAGGGCGGAGGAGGAGCTACTAGACTGGCTCTTTGCCGCAGGGGAGCCAGAGGCCCTAAAGGGAGAGGAGGTGCGGGAGTTTCTGAAGAAGCGGTACAACGATATCCTGGCCCTCCACGGCCTCCCGGCTCCCTTTGCGGTGAGGGAAGAGGCCCTCCGGGATGCGGCGTGGTTCGACCTGGAGCTCCTCGCGGATAAGGAGGTGGACTTCTTCAACAAAAGGAGCGTGGCCTACGCCAGGAGGGTGCAAAGCTTTGACCCGGAAAGCCTGTTCTAGTGGTTCATTTGGGGCAGGGGCCCCAAAGCGGAGGCTAGGATGCTAAAGACCAAGAGGGAGTACCAGCCGTGGTACTGGGCTAACGAGTGGACAAGGCTTTACATGAGCCGGGGCTACCTCCTCCCCGGGGTTTCGGTGGAGGAAAGGGTGCGGCAGATCGCCGACCGGGCCGAGGCCCTAAGCGGGATCGAGGGCTTCTCCCGCAAGTTCCAGGAGTACATGGCCCGGGGCTTTTTCTCCCTGGCCACCCCCATCTGGGCCAACTACGGGCTGAGGCGGGGCCTGCCCATCTCCTGCTACGGCACCTACGTGGAGGACGACACCGCCAGCATCCTGGAGGCGGTGTCGGAGATCGGCATGATGAGCAAACAGGGCGGGGGGACCTCCGTCTACCTGGGTGCCCTTCGCCCCAGGGGCGCCCCCATCCGGGACAACGGGGAGAGCAACGGCTCCTTCGCCTTCGCCTCCCTCTTTGACCGGGCCATCGAGGTCTTCAACCAGGGCTCCACCCGCAGGGGCCAGTGCGCCGCCTACATCCCCATAGAGCACCCGGACTTTGAGGAGTGGCTCCAGATCCAGCGGGAGGGAAGCCCCATCCAGTCCCTCTTCTGGGGGGTCTCCGTGGGGGATGCTTGGCTGGAGGCCACCATAGCGGGGGACCGGGAGGGGCGGGAGCGGTGGGCCAAGGTGCTCAAGAGCCGGGCCGAGGTGGGCATCCCCTACCTCTTCTTCCGGGACAACGCCAACCGCCAGGCCCCGGAGGTCTTCAAACGGTTGGGCAAGACCATCCACGCCTCCAACCTGTGCACGGAGATCATGCTCCCCTCGAGCCCGGATGAGAGCT
This genomic window from Thermus albus contains:
- the paaZ gene encoding phenylacetic acid degradation bifunctional protein PaaZ, whose product is MPGKKVRSYLMGEWREGQGEGVPLRDAATGEVLAHVTAQGLPLKEAVAWGREVGGKALLALDFPERGRRLRALAQYLSERKEELYRLYATTGGTRRDAWYDVDGGIGVLYAYSSLARNLPEGNFLLEEDPIPLSRDLSFQGRHLLGPKGGITVQINAFNFPVWGLLEKFAPAFLAGVPTLAKAATPTAHVAEGLVRLMLESGVLPEGSLQFLAGSLGDTLEALDYRDSVYFTGSKATADTLRRHPAFMERGVLLNAETDSLNAAILGEEAGEEELARLAQEIAQELSIKAGQRCTAIRRVLVPGGRLEALLEATRRHLEELKLGDPREEGVELGPLASLGQKAEVEKAVQSLLEAGARVYWKHPGRQDGAFFPPTLLLAENPYAEALHRVEAFGPVATFFPYRDREEALRLARMGGGMLVATVATPDPAEARFYLLGLSGEVGRLHILNRRNSAASTGHGSPLPRLLHGGPGRAGGGEELGGLLSVKRHLARVALQADPHTLQVLTGEYAKGAEKPAQVHPFRKYYEELEIGETLKTHRRTVTEADISLFAHLSWDHFYAHTDEIAARESLFGKRVAHGYFVLAAAAGLFVDPAPGPVLANYGLEGLRFTEPVGIGDSLEARLTVKSKRPRDEKTGVVEWAVEVQNQDGKQVATYTLLTLVARKPGP
- the cobU gene encoding bifunctional adenosylcobinamide kinase/adenosylcobinamide-phosphate guanylyltransferase; the protein is MAKAKAVAVWGTGSSVGKSLLTAGLLRHFRRLGLKVAPFKAQNMSNHARVVAGGEMASAQWLQALAAGVRPEPRMNPVLIKPMGRQGAQVVLLGQVNEDLADAIEQHLDLKPLHRSLGLMGPSQTQGGHPGRAPGQPPPPGLTLLLGGARSGKSRLAQRLAGPFATLVATAEPRDQEMEARIARHRAQRPPTWETIEEPLNLVEALGRARHPTVVVDYLTLWVANLMEKGLDPLAEAKRFLEAVDASGKRVIAVSNEVGMGIVPVNPLARRYRDLLGEVNALLAARAKEAFFVVAGRTLRL
- the cobO gene encoding cob(I)yrinic acid a,c-diamide adenosyltransferase, encoding MESPKPAKPYAKPSGKRRGLLLVYTGEGKGKSTAAFGLALRAHGRGLKVRIFQFIKHQGARFGEHRALSQLGIPLEGLGDGFTWRSRDLNRSARMAQEGWERAKSTLLSGDWDLVVLDEATYPLRYGWIDLSEFLEVLRSRPAHVHVVVTGRGAPEALLELADTVTEMRKVKHAFEQGVPAQKGIEH
- a CDS encoding adenosylcobinamide-GDP ribazoletransferase is translated as MWRALRLALGLLTVFPVAPKEVGPEDFSRSTQFFPLAGYALGLPLFLLALLPLPNGLLAGLLLAALLGLTGFMHLDGLLDLADALLGARPKEERLRILKDPHLGSFAFGVGGIYLLLLWQALALVREPLSLLLLPGFARFAILPFLNRYPLLHPGMAGLIRGGPLGGAFLLALPFPLLYPWPALLTLLAAYAVARWSLARLGGLNGDVLGAMIALGELAGLLGLALCP
- the cobT gene encoding nicotinate-nucleotide--dimethylbenzimidazole phosphoribosyltransferase — protein: MGYWDLLQAAQERMERLTKPPGSLGRLEEVAVRLAAIQGRLKPELGPGAVVVAAADHGVVAEGVSAYPQEVTYQMVLNFLGGGAAINQLSRVADCQVYVLDVGVKGELPDHPRLLKRKVRWGTGNLAKERAMGLEEAEMALSAGMEAARLAIAQGATVLAAGDMGIGNTTAASALTAALLHLPPEAVVGRGTGVGEAGLRRKREAVAQALGRLRPDMPPLAVAAEVGGLELLAIAGVYLEGYRHGLPLVLDGFPVSSGALLAWRLEPGLKDYLFAGHLSREPGHRYILEALGLRPLLDLDLALGEGTGAVLAIPLLRAAARILHMATFGEAGVSDRL
- a CDS encoding histidine phosphatase family protein, which encodes MELWLVRHGETLWNREGRLLGWTDLPLTPLGEAQALGLKGRLPPLPAHSSDLKRALQTAQLAGFHPTPTQALREIHFGTLEGALWERLEPGYKEALLRFQGFAPPGGESLEAFQERVYRFLEELKTPALLFTHGGVIRAALRALGEDALPLPGSVVVLDWPRRILDRLDPSP
- the cbiB gene encoding adenosylcobinamide-phosphate synthase CbiB — encoded protein: MSLFLALLLDALLGEPPARFHPVVLMGRYLAWAWPRVRDLASGAFYWALGALLFTFPALLLDLFLRPLAWGWLLLGLLLKPLFSLRMLLWEVKEVEVALAQDLEEARKRLARIASRPTGDLSEEEVREAALESLSENLSDSLVAPLLYYAFFGLAGAALYRYANTADAMWGYPEHGARGAVAARIDDLLNLLPARFTGLLLLTQIPLPWGQSGLFSFRLWPRLWREARKTPSPNAGFPMAALALRLGVRLSKRGVYALNENAPSPTPKATREALRLSALLGYGLGLLMALFTWVR
- a CDS encoding acyl-CoA thioesterase, coding for MKETRMVHTVFPGETNHYGTLFGGTAMAWMDQAAFVAATRHAHRKVVTVHSDAVDFKHPVPLGSIVELVARVVEVGRTSMRVEVEMWVEPIGQGKQAYLAAKGGFVLVAVDEKGRPVPVPPLGEEA
- a CDS encoding 5-methyltetrahydropteroyltriglutamate--homocysteine S-methyltransferase; translated protein: MIRTLGFGLPRLGPHREYKRLLEEFWKGGLSKRELLQGLEDLEAVRVRDYRTRVDLYPAGEMSLYDPMLDLAVALGLYPVPAGDLEAYFALARGKGALPLRKWFGTNYHHLVPRLPERPAYTPNPAWFPYPVGQGANPEGLPTLIGPYTFLRVAQNPPEEKGVRAHLEALLEAYRALLAPLAPQGRPILLQEPALGLEEAEAHLPHLLDLYRSLAEAVPLVLLSYYLPPAPRVLEALAQLPMRGLAVWFHPHQPPPALAPGTAPVVLAVEGQGVWRTDLLALRERLLPWLEPLLDDGREVILAPKAPLFHLPWRVSEPLPPHLEGRLAFAEERLEELRLLKGLLLGQGDGEAAAWYTPPPIWDFQPSSPPPPRPPREVRHQAQGALGLPRFPTTTIGSLPQTQQLRELRLSLRSGRISPEAYEAEIQRAIQENIRLQEELGLDVLVHGEPERSDMVEFFAERLEGFYTTQRGFVLSYGSRVWRPPILHAPPRRREALVLRETLYAQSLTPKPVKAILTGPITLAAWSYLPEGVGFGEAVLALAEALREEVEDLKAHGIRVVQVDEPALLERMPLRDQDQPGYVRLVQEAFHRVVGGLGPGVQVHLHLCYSDYRALRPFLEAMDPDVVSVEGARQDPAFLSELQGLPLGIGPGVFDVHSPEETDPEEMLRRLEVYLEAIPEHALWINPDCGLKTRSPEEALRNLRHMMEAARRLRARLAAKEE